In Gemmatimonadota bacterium, the genomic stretch CGCAAACCCCTCGAAGAGGTGCTGAGCTGGACGGATTGATTCCGCTAACCATGAATGGCTTTGAATTTTTTGTTCTCTATCGCCTGCCCTATTTCGCATTGCCTTTCTATCTCATCATGTTAGGCGTGCGAATATGGGTGTGGATGCGGTTTTACAACCCCGCGCTCAAGCTATTGCCACGAGCCAGGGGATCTGTATATGGCGTGTGGAAGCAGCAGTACCGCCCAACCATTCACATTTTTCCCGGACCGCGCTCAAAAAATACAGAATGGAAGCGCGCGATAAAAGGCTTTGTTTTTTTTACTGGTCTCTATAAGCGCGACAAAATACTGTGGTTGGGCTCTTGGTCCCTCCATTTGGGGCTGTTTCTGGTAATTGTTGCCCATGTCCGCGTGATTTTGCCGCTCGACCTGGACCCGATCTGTTTGCAAATCGCATTGATCGGCAGTGGACTGATGACTGTATCGGGCACTTATTTGTTGCTGCGTCGGATA encodes the following:
- a CDS encoding respiratory nitrate reductase subunit gamma is translated as QTPRRGAELDGLIPLTMNGFEFFVLYRLPYFALPFYLIMLGVRIWVWMRFYNPALKLLPRARGSVYGVWKQQYRPTIHIFPGPRSKNTEWKRAIKGFVFFTGLYKRDKILWLGSWSLHLGLFLVIVAHVRVILPLDLDPICLQIALIGSGLMTVSGTYLLLRRIIVQRVREITDFRDYLAEFILLFFSATAFLVVLDGGVSSEALRHYVSRLLTGTAAVIEVQSVFVWHMLAVQLLLIVIPFSHLLHLGGIFFSREFLGTSDTFAGEFGSGFSGLKDGQDEKSLTTNH